A region from the Candidatus Binatus sp. genome encodes:
- a CDS encoding LLM class flavin-dependent oxidoreductase translates to PSDAMMLGIDPMTQRDRMLEGIKVIMRLFNGETVTEKSDWYNLVNARAHLMPYTQPHPEIAVASAVSPSGGRAAGKYGFGMLCVAATNADGFDALSTNWQIACEIASEEGRTMDRNRLRLVGPVHIAETREKARENVKWGIYKWMEYFARLNPLAPAAPNGQDPIDMMIAAGSAVIGTPDDAIAQLKRLEKKQGEFGAFLQLAHNWATWDNTIKSYQLWAEHVAPVFKNANVSRQASYDWTMSNAREFMGQAMNAAGAMIRKHADERAAKKKSEEKLAAK, encoded by the coding sequence TACCCTCCGACGCCATGATGCTCGGTATCGATCCGATGACTCAGCGCGATCGCATGCTGGAAGGCATCAAGGTCATCATGCGTCTCTTCAACGGCGAGACCGTCACCGAGAAGTCCGACTGGTACAACCTCGTCAATGCGCGCGCGCACCTGATGCCTTACACCCAGCCGCATCCAGAGATTGCGGTTGCGAGCGCCGTTAGTCCGTCGGGCGGTCGCGCCGCCGGCAAGTATGGCTTCGGGATGCTGTGCGTGGCGGCCACCAACGCCGACGGCTTCGACGCGCTATCGACCAACTGGCAAATCGCTTGCGAGATAGCGTCTGAGGAGGGCCGTACGATGGATCGCAACCGGCTCCGGCTGGTCGGTCCGGTGCATATCGCGGAAACTCGCGAAAAGGCCCGCGAGAACGTCAAATGGGGCATTTACAAATGGATGGAGTACTTTGCCCGCCTCAATCCGCTCGCGCCGGCAGCGCCCAATGGCCAAGACCCGATCGATATGATGATCGCAGCCGGAAGCGCGGTAATAGGTACGCCCGACGACGCAATCGCTCAGCTCAAACGGCTCGAGAAGAAGCAGGGTGAGTTCGGCGCCTTCCTGCAACTCGCGCACAACTGGGCCACCTGGGACAACACCATCAAGTCGTACCAGCTATGGGCCGAACACGTCGCGCCGGTGTTCAAGAACGCGAACGTCAGCCGGCAGGCATCCTACGACTGGACGATGTCGAATGCGCGCGAGTTCATGGGTCAGGCGATGAATGCCGCTGGTGCGATGATTCGCAAACATGCTGACGAGCGCGCCGCGAAGAAGAAGTCCGAGGAAAAGCTCGCGGCCAAGTAA
- a CDS encoding DUF3313 domain-containing protein — MLKKIIRNQSSAGLVAASVALMMIAAGCASTVESTPEAAKAVESGTALPASVTGFMGPYASKLHPGPAGGAALVWIYPEVKWINYRKMMLMPVEFWAAADSKVSTADQQVLTQYFYNALKTNLEQNYTLVDQPGPGTLKLRVALMDATAAVPGLRSVSVLVPQARVLDMAQSLATGSYAFVGSAEVEMVVTDSQSGDVFAEAVDQRSGGMGIKGAASFQWGDAQNAMDYWAQLISKRLLELQTQGAS; from the coding sequence ATGCTGAAGAAAATAATTCGCAATCAATCGAGCGCGGGCCTTGTGGCGGCTAGCGTTGCGCTGATGATGATCGCGGCGGGATGCGCAAGCACGGTCGAGAGTACGCCTGAAGCGGCGAAGGCAGTCGAATCGGGCACGGCGTTGCCGGCGTCGGTGACCGGATTCATGGGTCCTTACGCGTCGAAGTTGCACCCTGGTCCGGCTGGCGGCGCTGCGCTGGTGTGGATCTACCCGGAAGTGAAATGGATTAACTATCGAAAGATGATGCTGATGCCGGTCGAGTTCTGGGCGGCCGCGGATTCTAAAGTCTCAACCGCCGATCAACAGGTTCTCACGCAGTACTTCTACAACGCGCTGAAGACCAATCTCGAGCAGAACTACACACTGGTCGATCAGCCGGGACCGGGAACGCTCAAGTTGCGGGTGGCGTTGATGGACGCAACGGCGGCTGTACCGGGACTCAGAAGCGTCTCGGTGCTGGTTCCGCAGGCGCGCGTCCTTGACATGGCTCAGTCGCTCGCGACCGGCAGTTACGCGTTCGTGGGCTCGGCTGAAGTAGAGATGGTCGTGACCGATTCGCAGAGCGGCGACGTATTTGCGGAAGCAGTCGATCAGCGGTCGGGTGGAATGGGAATCAAGGGCGCGGCGTCATTCCAGTGGGGCGATGCGCAAAACGCGATGGATTACTGGGCGCAACTGATCTCGAAGCGCCTGCTCGAATTGCAAACCCAGGGCGCGTCGTAA
- a CDS encoding phosphoketolase, which produces MPVCTALNDDQFKLLDAYWRAANYLTIGQIYLMANPLLREPLRPEHIKPRLLGHWGTSPGQNFIYAHLNRLIKLRDASVIFVSGPGHGGPSLTANTYLEGSYTEIYPSITRDAEGMRKFFRQFSSPGGISSHAGPHVPGSINEGGELGYSLLHAFGAAFDNPDLIVACVIGDGEAETAPLEGAWKSIDFLNPVRDGAVLPILHLNGYKISGPTTLARHSNEQIRKLLEGHGYQVYIVDGDDPFTMHREFAATLDQCYAAICAIQHDARTNGFSHRPIWPAIVLRSPKGWTGPKIVDGKQIEGTFRAHQVPLDKVKENPEHLKMFEAWMRSYRPGELFDVNGRLVPELQAMGPVGIRRMGANPHANGGLLTISLDIPSFTDYAIPIEMPGNTKVESTRPFGAMLRDIFKRNEKQQNFRLFCPDETNSNRLGDVFEVENRCLVSHIENFDDHVSPTGRVMEVLSEHCHQGWLEGYTLTGRHGLFASYEAFAMIVDSMVAQHAKWLKTCRTELPWRRPVPSLNYLLTSTCWRNDHNGFSHQGPGFIDALLTKQGIVSRIYLPPDANCLLSVADHCLRSRGYINLIVIDKQMHPVWLDIDSAREHCARGASNWRWAGNENGIQNGQDPDLVMACAGDVPTEETIAAAWLLRKYLPEMKVRVVNIVDLMTLFTPENHPHGMDEDAFADLFTTDKHVIFSFHGYPGAIHEIIHGRPNPDRFHVRGYVEEGTTTTPFDMLVLNRASRYHLCIDALKRAPHFEARARELIEKTEEALAAHRKYIAEHLEDMPVIRNWRWTPS; this is translated from the coding sequence ATGCCCGTATGCACCGCTCTCAACGACGACCAATTCAAACTGCTCGACGCCTACTGGCGCGCCGCCAACTACCTCACTATCGGCCAAATCTACCTGATGGCTAATCCGCTGCTGCGCGAACCGCTCCGTCCCGAGCACATCAAGCCGCGCCTGCTTGGTCATTGGGGGACCTCACCCGGACAAAATTTCATCTACGCGCATCTGAACCGGCTCATCAAACTGCGCGACGCCAGCGTTATCTTCGTCAGCGGTCCCGGCCACGGCGGACCCTCGCTCACCGCCAACACCTATCTCGAGGGCAGCTACACCGAGATTTATCCGAGCATCACGCGCGACGCCGAGGGGATGCGCAAGTTCTTCCGGCAGTTCTCTTCGCCGGGCGGGATCTCGAGCCACGCCGGCCCGCACGTGCCCGGCTCGATCAACGAGGGCGGCGAGCTTGGCTACTCGCTGCTCCATGCGTTCGGCGCCGCGTTCGACAATCCCGACCTCATCGTCGCGTGCGTAATTGGCGACGGCGAGGCGGAAACCGCACCGCTCGAAGGCGCCTGGAAGAGTATCGATTTCTTAAACCCCGTCCGCGACGGCGCCGTGCTGCCGATCCTCCATCTCAACGGCTACAAGATTTCCGGTCCGACTACGCTCGCCCGCCACAGCAACGAGCAGATCCGCAAACTGCTCGAGGGTCACGGCTACCAAGTGTACATCGTCGATGGCGACGATCCATTCACGATGCATCGCGAGTTCGCGGCGACGCTCGACCAATGCTACGCGGCGATTTGCGCGATCCAGCACGACGCTCGCACCAACGGATTCTCGCATCGCCCCATCTGGCCCGCGATCGTTCTCCGCTCACCCAAAGGATGGACCGGGCCGAAAATCGTCGATGGCAAACAAATCGAGGGTACTTTCCGCGCCCATCAGGTGCCGCTCGATAAGGTCAAGGAAAATCCTGAGCACCTGAAAATGTTCGAAGCCTGGATGCGCAGTTACCGGCCCGGCGAACTGTTCGACGTGAATGGCCGCCTCGTCCCCGAACTCCAGGCGATGGGGCCCGTTGGTATCCGCCGGATGGGTGCGAATCCCCACGCCAATGGCGGCCTCCTCACTATCTCGCTCGATATCCCGTCGTTCACCGATTATGCGATCCCCATCGAGATGCCCGGCAACACGAAAGTCGAATCGACGCGTCCGTTCGGCGCGATGCTCCGCGACATTTTCAAGCGCAACGAGAAGCAGCAGAACTTCCGCCTCTTCTGTCCCGACGAAACCAACTCGAATCGTCTCGGCGACGTCTTCGAGGTCGAAAATCGATGCCTGGTCTCGCACATCGAAAACTTCGACGATCATGTCTCGCCCACCGGCCGCGTGATGGAGGTTCTTAGCGAGCATTGTCACCAGGGATGGCTCGAAGGCTACACGCTGACCGGCCGCCACGGGCTGTTCGCGAGCTACGAGGCGTTCGCGATGATCGTCGATTCGATGGTTGCGCAGCACGCCAAGTGGCTCAAGACTTGCCGCACCGAGTTGCCCTGGCGCCGCCCGGTTCCTTCGCTCAACTACCTGCTCACCTCGACCTGCTGGCGCAACGATCACAACGGCTTCAGCCATCAGGGCCCCGGCTTCATCGATGCGCTCCTGACCAAGCAGGGCATCGTCTCGCGCATCTATCTGCCGCCCGATGCCAATTGCCTGCTCTCGGTCGCCGACCATTGCCTGCGTAGCCGCGGCTACATCAACCTGATCGTCATCGACAAGCAGATGCATCCCGTGTGGCTCGATATCGATTCAGCTCGCGAGCACTGCGCGCGCGGCGCTTCGAACTGGCGATGGGCCGGTAATGAAAACGGCATCCAAAACGGACAGGATCCCGACCTCGTGATGGCCTGTGCGGGCGACGTTCCGACCGAGGAGACCATCGCCGCCGCGTGGCTGCTCCGCAAATATCTGCCCGAGATGAAAGTCCGGGTCGTCAACATCGTCGATCTGATGACGCTGTTTACGCCGGAGAATCATCCGCACGGTATGGATGAAGACGCTTTCGCCGATCTCTTCACCACCGATAAGCACGTCATCTTTTCGTTTCATGGCTACCCCGGCGCGATTCATGAGATCATTCATGGCCGCCCCAACCCCGATCGCTTCCACGTCCGCGGCTATGTCGAAGAAGGCACCACGACTACCCCCTTCGATATGCTCGTGCTTAATCGCGCGAGCCGCTACCACCTTTGCATCGACGCTCTCAAGCGTGCGCCTCACTTCGAGGCGCGTGCCCGCGAATTGATCGAAAAAACCGAAGAGGCGCTCGCCGCGCACCGCAAATACATCGCCGAACATCTCGAGGATATGCCAGTCATCCGCAACTGGCGCTGGACCCCGAGTTAA
- a CDS encoding peroxiredoxin, with translation MLETGKPFPNFSLQNQDGKVTRLGDFAGKWLVVYVYPKDDTPGCTIQGKSFTATKADFDAANIKVVGVSQDDVESHKNFCNKFAFTIDLLADTKAELLNQMGIGQAEFHGTKYWNRSSFVVDPKGVLCKVYEKVNPQGHEKVLLDDIKAMQK, from the coding sequence ATGCTCGAGACAGGAAAACCGTTTCCGAATTTTTCCTTGCAGAACCAGGACGGCAAAGTAACCCGGCTCGGCGATTTCGCCGGCAAGTGGCTGGTGGTGTACGTCTATCCGAAGGACGACACGCCGGGCTGCACGATCCAGGGCAAATCGTTCACCGCGACCAAGGCCGATTTCGACGCGGCGAATATCAAGGTGGTCGGCGTCAGCCAGGATGACGTCGAATCGCACAAAAACTTCTGCAACAAGTTCGCATTCACGATCGATCTGCTGGCCGACACCAAGGCCGAGTTGCTCAACCAGATGGGAATCGGGCAGGCCGAATTCCACGGCACGAAATACTGGAACCGCTCGAGCTTCGTAGTCGATCCCAAGGGCGTGCTCTGCAAGGTGTACGAGAAGGTGAATCCGCAGGGGCACGAGAAGGTGCTGCTCGACGATATCAAGGCGATGCAGAAGTAG
- a CDS encoding DegQ family serine endoprotease, protein MLKRIAAVAGGVFIGLIIAFARVGAFPFWGGDDQSKTAPQTAQGSKNPQASAQAELPPPPLPAPPVPGASSSQSAQPKPEPNEKTGVITSFAPLVKRVMPTVVNVAVVQDVKVSGSPFGLGPNSPEGGDDGDDNNPGGGPGASGPPGMPGDPFDQLRRYFGQAPREQKQRGLGSGVIVSADGYILTNNHVVGNAEDIHVTLMDKREFTAKVIGKDPKTDLALIKIDTKDSLPVAMLGESNDTAVGDWVVAIGNPFGFSLSVTAGIVSAKGRNIGAGDYDDFIQTDASINPGNSGGPLFNTDGQVIGINTAIYSRTGSNNGIGFAIPVDMAKNVMDQLKAHGRVVRGWLGVEIQEVTADLAQSFGLAKPEGALVASTDKDGPAAKAGLERGDIVISFDGKAVHDEHELPALVATTPINKKVQVEVVRNGKHMTFDVTIGERKEPQVATAKAEEPGGNWGMQVGDITPEIAQQLHIEANKGIVIRRVSPDSPAADAGLQPGDVVLEVNHDKVSTVAEFVNKAKEAKNTKKAALLLVQRGGATLYTVIKPGTGKG, encoded by the coding sequence ATGCTTAAGAGGATCGCTGCCGTAGCCGGCGGCGTTTTCATCGGCCTGATTATCGCTTTTGCGCGGGTCGGCGCTTTCCCGTTCTGGGGCGGCGACGACCAATCCAAGACTGCGCCGCAGACAGCCCAGGGATCGAAGAATCCACAGGCCTCGGCCCAGGCGGAATTGCCGCCACCGCCGCTGCCTGCGCCGCCGGTGCCGGGCGCTTCCTCATCGCAATCCGCTCAGCCCAAGCCCGAACCCAACGAAAAGACCGGCGTGATCACTTCGTTCGCGCCGCTCGTCAAGCGCGTGATGCCGACCGTCGTTAACGTCGCGGTAGTGCAGGACGTCAAAGTTTCGGGTTCGCCCTTCGGGTTGGGACCGAATAGTCCCGAGGGCGGTGACGACGGCGACGACAACAATCCCGGCGGCGGTCCGGGTGCGAGCGGGCCTCCAGGGATGCCCGGCGATCCATTCGATCAACTGCGCCGCTATTTCGGTCAGGCGCCGCGCGAGCAGAAACAGCGTGGCCTCGGCTCCGGCGTGATCGTGTCGGCCGACGGTTACATCCTCACCAACAATCACGTGGTCGGCAACGCGGAAGACATCCACGTGACCCTGATGGACAAGCGCGAATTCACTGCGAAGGTGATCGGCAAGGATCCGAAAACCGATCTCGCGCTGATCAAGATCGATACGAAAGACTCGCTGCCGGTGGCGATGCTCGGTGAATCGAACGACACCGCGGTAGGCGACTGGGTAGTTGCGATCGGCAACCCCTTCGGCTTCTCGCTCAGCGTGACGGCGGGAATCGTGAGCGCCAAGGGACGCAATATCGGCGCGGGCGACTACGATGATTTCATCCAGACCGACGCGTCGATCAATCCCGGCAATTCGGGCGGACCGCTCTTCAATACCGACGGCCAGGTGATCGGTATCAACACCGCGATCTACAGCCGCACCGGTTCGAATAACGGTATCGGCTTCGCGATCCCGGTCGATATGGCGAAAAACGTGATGGACCAGTTGAAGGCGCATGGGCGCGTGGTCCGCGGATGGCTCGGAGTTGAGATTCAGGAAGTGACGGCCGACCTCGCGCAATCCTTCGGACTCGCGAAGCCGGAAGGCGCGCTGGTCGCGAGCACCGACAAAGACGGTCCGGCCGCCAAGGCGGGCCTCGAGCGCGGCGATATCGTCATCAGCTTCGACGGCAAGGCCGTGCACGACGAGCACGAGCTGCCGGCCTTGGTCGCGACGACGCCGATCAACAAGAAGGTGCAGGTCGAGGTAGTTCGCAACGGCAAGCACATGACGTTCGACGTGACGATTGGCGAGCGCAAGGAGCCGCAAGTCGCGACCGCCAAGGCGGAAGAGCCGGGCGGCAACTGGGGGATGCAGGTCGGCGACATCACTCCCGAAATCGCGCAGCAACTGCATATCGAAGCGAACAAGGGAATCGTGATTCGGCGCGTCTCGCCGGACAGCCCCGCTGCCGACGCGGGCTTGCAGCCGGGTGACGTGGTGCTCGAAGTCAATCACGACAAGGTCAGCACGGTGGCCGAATTCGTCAATAAGGCGAAGGAAGCCAAGAACACCAAGAAGGCGGCATTGTTGCTGGTGCAGCGCGGTGGCGCGACCCTGTACACGGTTATCAAGCCGGGCACCGGCAAGGGCTAG
- a CDS encoding helical backbone metal receptor, with protein sequence MAAMVQTADDLGFRVELAHPPRRIVSLVPSWTETLFALGFTSDEVVGVTKYCVEPAAEVASIAKIGGTKNPDIRAIAKLEPELIIANAEENRREDVERMRAAGIPVFTTYPKTVPGAVESILRLGRVLAREPEAAALAKQIALSVSEIEATLGVWSKLRLRVFCPIWKKPWMSFNGDTYAHDVLRMLGYNNVYASAGERYPITTLEAALERRPDIVILPDEPYEFDEADVTELKALLPTALSRRVLLVSGRDLHWYGVHMVRGLKSLAERMGRVRAAVL encoded by the coding sequence ATGGCGGCGATGGTGCAGACGGCGGACGACCTCGGTTTCCGGGTGGAGCTGGCCCATCCGCCGCGCCGGATCGTATCGCTGGTGCCGAGTTGGACCGAGACCCTGTTCGCGCTGGGTTTCACTTCGGACGAAGTCGTCGGGGTCACCAAGTATTGCGTTGAGCCGGCGGCAGAAGTGGCGTCGATCGCGAAAATCGGCGGCACGAAGAATCCCGATATCCGCGCGATCGCGAAGCTCGAGCCGGAGCTGATTATCGCGAACGCTGAAGAGAATCGCCGCGAAGATGTCGAGCGGATGCGCGCGGCGGGAATCCCGGTCTTCACCACCTATCCCAAGACCGTGCCGGGCGCCGTCGAATCGATCCTGCGGCTCGGGCGAGTGCTGGCGCGCGAGCCGGAGGCGGCTGCGCTGGCCAAGCAGATCGCGCTCTCAGTCAGCGAAATCGAAGCGACGCTCGGAGTATGGAGCAAGCTGCGGCTCAGGGTATTTTGCCCGATTTGGAAAAAACCGTGGATGTCGTTCAATGGCGATACTTACGCGCATGACGTGCTCAGGATGCTCGGTTACAACAATGTCTATGCGTCGGCAGGCGAGCGCTATCCGATTACCACGCTCGAAGCGGCGCTCGAGCGGCGCCCCGATATCGTGATCCTGCCGGACGAGCCGTATGAATTCGATGAAGCAGACGTCACGGAACTAAAAGCCCTGCTGCCGACCGCGCTTAGCCGGCGGGTGCTGCTCGTAAGCGGTCGCGATTTGCATTGGTACGGAGTGCACATGGTGCGCGGGCTCAAATCGCTGGCCGAGCGGATGGGGCGCGTCCGCGCCGCGGTGCTGTAG
- a CDS encoding aromatic ring-hydroxylating dioxygenase subunit alpha: MTPNDFIPDQWYPILDSETLRRRRPVGVKRLGERLVLWRDSGGNAVCATDRCPHRGVQLSLGRVCDGQLECPYHGLRFNAGGECVMIPANGDDAPVPRGFDLISRVVREGHGLIWCWYGDPALATDAIPWFVEAPDPGPRTGWIADDYPVSYLRVMENFGDLHHVPFVHRATIPGAGTRAEVEEARLDGDVVRLKVTLRHQRPRRLKIAYSFATAIRLPALVSITFARRAHFVAAATPIDETHTWLWARYRQDYVPGWMGGRLIARLGARFDFRSVFSRQDMRMLASQQLDNSCDISHYHLLEADGAIALYFAIRKRAIEQAQSKAAAPSTLSAAH; the protein is encoded by the coding sequence ATGACCCCCAACGATTTCATTCCCGATCAGTGGTATCCGATCCTCGACTCGGAAACGCTCAGGCGGCGCAGACCGGTCGGTGTCAAGCGTCTCGGCGAACGTCTCGTGCTCTGGCGCGACAGCGGCGGCAACGCAGTGTGCGCTACCGATCGATGCCCTCATCGCGGAGTCCAATTGAGCCTCGGCCGCGTGTGCGACGGGCAACTCGAATGCCCCTATCACGGACTTCGCTTCAACGCCGGCGGTGAATGCGTGATGATTCCCGCCAACGGCGACGACGCGCCGGTGCCGCGCGGCTTCGACCTGATTTCGCGCGTCGTGCGCGAAGGACACGGACTGATTTGGTGCTGGTATGGCGATCCGGCGCTAGCGACTGATGCGATTCCGTGGTTTGTCGAGGCGCCGGACCCCGGACCACGGACCGGCTGGATCGCGGACGACTATCCCGTCTCGTATTTGCGCGTGATGGAAAATTTCGGCGACCTGCACCACGTGCCGTTCGTCCATCGCGCAACGATACCCGGCGCGGGAACCCGGGCCGAGGTCGAAGAGGCGCGTCTCGACGGCGACGTGGTGCGGTTGAAGGTCACGCTGCGGCATCAGCGGCCGCGCAGGCTGAAAATCGCCTATAGCTTCGCCACCGCTATTCGGCTGCCGGCGCTCGTCTCGATCACGTTCGCGCGGCGGGCGCATTTCGTCGCTGCCGCAACGCCGATCGATGAAACGCACACATGGCTGTGGGCGCGCTACCGCCAGGATTACGTCCCCGGATGGATGGGCGGCCGATTGATCGCGCGGCTCGGCGCGAGGTTTGATTTCCGATCCGTGTTCAGCCGGCAGGACATGCGGATGCTGGCGAGCCAGCAGCTCGATAATTCATGCGATATCTCGCACTACCATCTCCTGGAAGCCGATGGCGCGATCGCGCTTTACTTCGCGATTCGCAAGCGCGCGATCGAGCAGGCGCAGTCGAAGGCGGCGGCTCCGTCGACGTTATCGGCCGCGCACTGA
- a CDS encoding TetR/AcrR family transcriptional regulator — MDSTLIRQPPGLRARQKLERERRILKAAERLFVRKGYAETSIEDVAARAGLAVGTIYNYFPGKSELLLAIVRGETTSLVERSRSVLESPPDDPADAITALAEIFLRDFTRDNRRFWRELFAAALAEPSTVGRRVFESDLQLVSQLALLLDHLKAREMLASDIDSVAAATVLYGVCFTWLTAYLMNDEISADAVRKEIRRGCEIVIRGLLPAPASISKDVR; from the coding sequence ATGGATTCAACTTTAATCCGCCAGCCGCCCGGACTCCGCGCTCGCCAGAAACTCGAGCGCGAACGCCGCATCCTGAAAGCCGCCGAGCGCCTCTTCGTCCGCAAGGGCTACGCCGAAACCTCGATCGAGGACGTCGCCGCGCGCGCCGGCCTCGCCGTCGGCACGATCTACAACTACTTTCCCGGCAAGTCCGAATTGCTGCTCGCGATCGTCCGCGGCGAGACCACATCGCTCGTCGAGCGCAGCCGCAGCGTCCTCGAATCGCCGCCCGACGACCCGGCCGACGCGATAACCGCGCTCGCCGAAATCTTTCTCCGCGACTTCACCCGCGACAACCGCCGGTTCTGGCGCGAACTGTTTGCCGCCGCGCTCGCGGAGCCCTCGACCGTCGGCCGCCGCGTCTTCGAATCCGACCTGCAACTCGTGTCGCAACTCGCGCTGCTGCTCGACCATCTGAAAGCGCGGGAGATGCTGGCATCCGATATCGATTCGGTCGCGGCCGCAACCGTTCTGTACGGCGTCTGCTTCACCTGGCTGACGGCATATCTAATGAACGACGAAATTTCCGCCGACGCCGTGCGAAAAGAAATTCGCCGCGGCTGCGAGATCGTGATTCGCGGCCTGCTGCCCGCGCCCGCCTCGATCTCAAAGGACGTGCGATGA
- a CDS encoding aspartate aminotransferase family protein — MPPKPPMFMQGPHDPIRIERAEGAWLYTDDGRKILDAGAGAVVVNIGQGRKEIAEVAARTIGKLDYVVPVWTTGERERLVERLTRWTPAGLTRFFFTSGGTESVEAALKFSILYHKVRGKKSKNKIIGRKPSYHGNSIAALSVGGSSRREDYESVLIDWPKIGTCYCYRCPWGKTYPQCDIDCAQALEQEILRQGADTIAAFIAEPMMGTSGGVYPPVKEYWPMLREICDRYDVLLIADEVMTGFGRTGRRFAVDHWNVTPDILVGGKGLTGGYMPMGMIAVKETMVTEVERAKADFMFYTYSSQPVACAVADEVLAIMEREKLVERSAEVGARLGATLKEELSGHPMVGDIRGAGMFWGIELVHDKATRVPFAPEKKVTNRVLGAALRRGLFFYPASGMAGKIGGDAMMITPPFTIGDAEIEHIIACARGALDEIYPSL, encoded by the coding sequence ATGCCACCAAAGCCACCGATGTTCATGCAGGGTCCGCACGATCCAATCCGCATCGAGCGCGCCGAAGGTGCGTGGCTCTACACCGACGACGGCCGCAAGATTCTCGACGCCGGCGCCGGCGCGGTGGTCGTCAATATCGGGCAGGGCCGCAAGGAAATCGCCGAGGTCGCGGCGCGCACGATCGGCAAGCTCGACTACGTGGTGCCGGTCTGGACCACTGGCGAGCGCGAGCGATTGGTCGAGCGGCTGACGCGCTGGACGCCGGCGGGGCTGACGCGGTTTTTTTTCACCAGCGGAGGTACGGAGTCGGTCGAAGCGGCGCTCAAGTTTTCGATTCTTTACCACAAGGTTCGCGGCAAGAAATCGAAGAACAAAATTATCGGTCGCAAACCGTCGTATCACGGCAATTCGATAGCCGCGCTTTCGGTGGGTGGCAGTTCGCGGCGCGAAGACTACGAAAGCGTGCTGATCGACTGGCCGAAGATTGGCACCTGCTATTGCTACCGATGCCCGTGGGGCAAAACGTATCCGCAATGCGATATCGATTGCGCGCAGGCGCTCGAGCAGGAAATCCTGCGCCAGGGCGCCGACACAATCGCCGCGTTTATCGCGGAGCCGATGATGGGAACGTCCGGTGGCGTATATCCACCGGTCAAAGAATACTGGCCGATGCTGCGCGAGATTTGCGATCGCTACGACGTGCTGCTGATCGCTGACGAGGTGATGACCGGGTTCGGCCGCACCGGGCGGCGCTTCGCCGTCGATCACTGGAACGTCACGCCGGACATCCTGGTCGGCGGCAAGGGCCTCACCGGCGGCTATATGCCGATGGGAATGATCGCGGTGAAAGAGACGATGGTCACGGAGGTCGAGCGCGCCAAGGCCGACTTCATGTTCTACACCTACAGCTCGCAGCCGGTGGCATGCGCGGTCGCGGATGAAGTGCTCGCGATCATGGAGCGCGAAAAGCTGGTCGAGCGATCGGCGGAGGTCGGCGCGCGGCTCGGCGCAACGCTGAAAGAGGAACTGTCGGGGCATCCGATGGTCGGCGACATTCGCGGCGCCGGGATGTTCTGGGGAATCGAGCTGGTGCACGACAAGGCGACGCGCGTGCCGTTCGCGCCGGAGAAGAAAGTCACCAATCGCGTGCTGGGCGCGGCTTTGCGGCGCGGGCTGTTTTTCTATCCGGCGAGCGGGATGGCGGGCAAAATCGGCGGCGACGCGATGATGATCACGCCGCCGTTCACGATCGGCGACGCCGAAATCGAGCACATCATCGCGTGCGCGCGCGGCGCGCTCGACGAGATTTATCCGAGCCTCTAG